From the Euphorbia lathyris chromosome 6, ddEupLath1.1, whole genome shotgun sequence genome, one window contains:
- the LOC136232137 gene encoding G-type lectin S-receptor-like serine/threonine-protein kinase At1g11410 isoform X4: MATRKNFLLCLLLFLHFPSHNSLDSITTNQIIKKGDLLLSKNGKFAFGFFTPHSSIHTYLGIWFHFLKISESSVVWVANRNSPINGSSGFLSINEYGNLVLYSDHYQTSTLWSTNVSSETTDSCVAQLLDSGNLVLLHGRKRNILWQSFDYPTNTYLPGMRHGMSKKKVLDWRITSWRSEDDPGTGDFSIEIDPKGTLQIFLYEGTKRRWRQHIWPHRRFSDAYNYSYVVNQEEAYVAFHMNVASIFIIAVVDHAGTYKWLRWSESDGKWKEFWSAPIYPCDFYAHCGAYGKCTLSNPDTFECSCLPGYEPRLPRDWHLRDGSGGCTRKRMESSSLCNSGEGFLKVEHVKFPDTSSAALLRINISHLECERECLRDCSCSAYASVVNNESGNECLTWHGELIDTVDHMDSNGGFDMYVRVDAIELAENAVHSNVFLRKGWKILILSVASAWVTLILFTYLWIRRRKEAVKKRRENRLFNPTSGSIYYKNTLVASELEQGSHPQDILFFDFSIIVTATNNFSPTNKLGQGGFGIVYKGQLSDGKEVAVKRLSTNSGQGIEELRNEIMLIAKLQHRNLVKLLGCCIEGGEEMLIYEYLPNKSLDSFIFANLYVDQTRRSILDWRKRFDIITGIARGILYLHQDSRLKIIHRDLKCSNILLDANMNPKISDFGMARIFRTDQIQEKTNRVVGTYGYMSPEYGLFGKFSAKSDVFSFGVIMLEIVSAKKNNDFHKEDPSLSLIDHGKACPHYTLVVGALCTGPPFFFILMP, from the exons ATGGCGACCAGAAAAAATTTCCTCCTTTGTTTGCTTCTGTTTCTTCATTTTCCATCACACAATTCCCTTGATAGCATTACCACAAACCAGATCATAAAAAAAGGTGACCTTCTTCTCTCAAAAAATGGCAAGTTTGCATTTGGATTCTTCACTCCTCATAGTTCAATTCATACATATCTTGGAATATGGTTCCACTTCCTCAAAATTTCAGAATCATCTGTAGTGTGGGTAGCAAACAGGAATAGTCCAATCAATGGCTCTTCAGGGTTTCTATCAATTAACGAATATGGGAACCTCGTTCTCTATTCCGATCATTACCAAACAAGTACACTTTGGTCAACAAATGTTTCAAGTGAAACAACTGATTCTTGTGTTGCTCAACTCTTGGATTCTGGGAACTTGGTTTTGCTACATGGCAGAAAGAGAAATATTTTATGGCAAAGTTTTGATTATCCTACTAACACCTATCTACCGGGAATGAGACATGGGATGAGTAAGAAGAAAGTCCTAGACTGGAGAATAACCTCATGGAGGTCAGAAGATGACCCAGGAACCGGAGATTTCTCTATTGAAATAGACCCAAAGGGCACACTACAAATCTTCCTTTATGAGGGCACAAAACGTCGTTGGCGACAACATATATGGCCACATAGGAGATTCTCTGATGCATACAATTATAGTTATGTTGTAAATCAAGAAGAGGCATATGTGGCATTCCACATGAATGTGGCTTCCATTTTCATAATAGCAGTGGTGGATCATGCAGGAACTTATAAGTGGCTAAGGTGGAGTGAGAGTGATGGAAAATGGAAGGAGTTTTGGTCAGCCCCTATATATCCATGTGACTTTTATGCACATTGCGGTGCCTATGGTAAGTGTACTCTTAGCAATCCTGATACATTTGAATGTTCTTGTTTACCTGGTTATGAACCCAGATTGCCAAGGGATTGGCATCTACGAGATGGATCAGGAGGATGTACCAGAAAGCGAATGGAATCTTCCTCGTTGTGCAACAGTGGAGAAGGCTTTTTGAAAGTTGAACATGTCAAGTTTCCAGACACTTCGTCTGCAGCTCTGTTACGTATCAATATCAGCCATCTAGAATGTGAACGGGAATGCTTGAGGGATTGTTCCTGCTCTGCATATGCAAGCGTGGTGAATAATGAATCAGGGAATGAATGTTTAACATGGCATGGGGAATTAATTGACACAGTGGATCATATGGATAGTAATGGCGGGTTTGATATGTATGTTCGTGTTGATGCAATTGAACTAG CTGAAAATGCCGTACATTCAAATGTTTTTCTAAGAAAGGGTTGGAAGATTCTAATACTGTCTGTCGCTTCAGCTTGGGTTACACTTATCTTATTCACCTACTTATGGATTAGGAGGAGAAAAGAAG CAGTAAAAAAGCGACGGGAGAACAGACTATTTAATCCTACATCTGGCTCAATATACTACAAAAATACATTAGTGGCAAGTGAGCTTGAGCAGGGCAGTCATCCCCaagatatattattttttgacTTCAGCATCATTGTCACAGCAACAAATAATTTTTCTCCAACAAACAAACTTGGCCAGGGTGGTTTTGGTATAGTTTACAAG GGTCAGCTATCTGATGGGAAAGAAGTTGCTGTAAAACGTTTATCCACTAATTCAGGGCAAGGGATAGAAGAACTTAGAAATGAAATCATGCTGATTGCAAAGCTTCAGCACAGGAATCTTGTGAAGCTTCTAGGATGTTGCATTGAGGGAGGAGAAGAAATGTTGATTTATGAATATCTGCCAAACAAATCACTggattcatttatttttg CAAATCTTTATGTAGATCAAACAAGAAGATCTATCTTGGACTGGAGGAAACGCTTTGATATTATAACTGGAATTGCTCGTGGCATCTTATATCTTCACCAAGATTCAAGGTTGAAAATCATTCATAGGGATCTAAAATGCAGCAACATTTTACTAGATGCAAACATGAACCctaaaatttcagattttggaaTGGCTAGAATATTCAGGACTGATCAAATTCAAGAGAAGACAAACAGAGTTGTGGGGACATA TGGCTATATGTCTCCGGAGTATGGATTATTTGGAAAATTTTCAGCAAAATCAGATGTGTTTAGTTTTGGGGTTATAATGTTGGAGATTGTGAGTGCCAAGAAGAACAATGACTTTCACAAAGAGGATCCTTCCTTGAGCTTGATAGACCAT gggaaggcttgcccccactacacccttgtggtgggagcgttgtgcaccgggccgccctttttttttatactaATGCCATAA
- the LOC136232137 gene encoding G-type lectin S-receptor-like serine/threonine-protein kinase RKS1 isoform X1: protein MATRKNFLLCLLLFLHFPSHNSLDSITTNQIIKKGDLLLSKNGKFAFGFFTPHSSIHTYLGIWFHFLKISESSVVWVANRNSPINGSSGFLSINEYGNLVLYSDHYQTSTLWSTNVSSETTDSCVAQLLDSGNLVLLHGRKRNILWQSFDYPTNTYLPGMRHGMSKKKVLDWRITSWRSEDDPGTGDFSIEIDPKGTLQIFLYEGTKRRWRQHIWPHRRFSDAYNYSYVVNQEEAYVAFHMNVASIFIIAVVDHAGTYKWLRWSESDGKWKEFWSAPIYPCDFYAHCGAYGKCTLSNPDTFECSCLPGYEPRLPRDWHLRDGSGGCTRKRMESSSLCNSGEGFLKVEHVKFPDTSSAALLRINISHLECERECLRDCSCSAYASVVNNESGNECLTWHGELIDTVDHMDSNGGFDMYVRVDAIELAENAVHSNVFLRKGWKILILSVASAWVTLILFTYLWIRRRKEAVKKRRENRLFNPTSGSIYYKNTLVASELEQGSHPQDILFFDFSIIVTATNNFSPTNKLGQGGFGIVYKGQLSDGKEVAVKRLSTNSGQGIEELRNEIMLIAKLQHRNLVKLLGCCIEGGEEMLIYEYLPNKSLDSFIFANLYVDQTRRSILDWRKRFDIITGIARGILYLHQDSRLKIIHRDLKCSNILLDANMNPKISDFGMARIFRTDQIQEKTNRVVGTYGYMSPEYGLFGKFSAKSDVFSFGVIMLEIVSAKKNNDFHKEDPSLSLIDHVWELWRQDRGIEIVDSSLEGSYPRDEALRCIQIGLLCVQENAEDRPTMVEVVLMLGSEKAPPYPKQPAFIFRKSTNSSNSLTSDENAACSINELTISSLVSR from the exons ATGGCGACCAGAAAAAATTTCCTCCTTTGTTTGCTTCTGTTTCTTCATTTTCCATCACACAATTCCCTTGATAGCATTACCACAAACCAGATCATAAAAAAAGGTGACCTTCTTCTCTCAAAAAATGGCAAGTTTGCATTTGGATTCTTCACTCCTCATAGTTCAATTCATACATATCTTGGAATATGGTTCCACTTCCTCAAAATTTCAGAATCATCTGTAGTGTGGGTAGCAAACAGGAATAGTCCAATCAATGGCTCTTCAGGGTTTCTATCAATTAACGAATATGGGAACCTCGTTCTCTATTCCGATCATTACCAAACAAGTACACTTTGGTCAACAAATGTTTCAAGTGAAACAACTGATTCTTGTGTTGCTCAACTCTTGGATTCTGGGAACTTGGTTTTGCTACATGGCAGAAAGAGAAATATTTTATGGCAAAGTTTTGATTATCCTACTAACACCTATCTACCGGGAATGAGACATGGGATGAGTAAGAAGAAAGTCCTAGACTGGAGAATAACCTCATGGAGGTCAGAAGATGACCCAGGAACCGGAGATTTCTCTATTGAAATAGACCCAAAGGGCACACTACAAATCTTCCTTTATGAGGGCACAAAACGTCGTTGGCGACAACATATATGGCCACATAGGAGATTCTCTGATGCATACAATTATAGTTATGTTGTAAATCAAGAAGAGGCATATGTGGCATTCCACATGAATGTGGCTTCCATTTTCATAATAGCAGTGGTGGATCATGCAGGAACTTATAAGTGGCTAAGGTGGAGTGAGAGTGATGGAAAATGGAAGGAGTTTTGGTCAGCCCCTATATATCCATGTGACTTTTATGCACATTGCGGTGCCTATGGTAAGTGTACTCTTAGCAATCCTGATACATTTGAATGTTCTTGTTTACCTGGTTATGAACCCAGATTGCCAAGGGATTGGCATCTACGAGATGGATCAGGAGGATGTACCAGAAAGCGAATGGAATCTTCCTCGTTGTGCAACAGTGGAGAAGGCTTTTTGAAAGTTGAACATGTCAAGTTTCCAGACACTTCGTCTGCAGCTCTGTTACGTATCAATATCAGCCATCTAGAATGTGAACGGGAATGCTTGAGGGATTGTTCCTGCTCTGCATATGCAAGCGTGGTGAATAATGAATCAGGGAATGAATGTTTAACATGGCATGGGGAATTAATTGACACAGTGGATCATATGGATAGTAATGGCGGGTTTGATATGTATGTTCGTGTTGATGCAATTGAACTAG CTGAAAATGCCGTACATTCAAATGTTTTTCTAAGAAAGGGTTGGAAGATTCTAATACTGTCTGTCGCTTCAGCTTGGGTTACACTTATCTTATTCACCTACTTATGGATTAGGAGGAGAAAAGAAG CAGTAAAAAAGCGACGGGAGAACAGACTATTTAATCCTACATCTGGCTCAATATACTACAAAAATACATTAGTGGCAAGTGAGCTTGAGCAGGGCAGTCATCCCCaagatatattattttttgacTTCAGCATCATTGTCACAGCAACAAATAATTTTTCTCCAACAAACAAACTTGGCCAGGGTGGTTTTGGTATAGTTTACAAG GGTCAGCTATCTGATGGGAAAGAAGTTGCTGTAAAACGTTTATCCACTAATTCAGGGCAAGGGATAGAAGAACTTAGAAATGAAATCATGCTGATTGCAAAGCTTCAGCACAGGAATCTTGTGAAGCTTCTAGGATGTTGCATTGAGGGAGGAGAAGAAATGTTGATTTATGAATATCTGCCAAACAAATCACTggattcatttatttttg CAAATCTTTATGTAGATCAAACAAGAAGATCTATCTTGGACTGGAGGAAACGCTTTGATATTATAACTGGAATTGCTCGTGGCATCTTATATCTTCACCAAGATTCAAGGTTGAAAATCATTCATAGGGATCTAAAATGCAGCAACATTTTACTAGATGCAAACATGAACCctaaaatttcagattttggaaTGGCTAGAATATTCAGGACTGATCAAATTCAAGAGAAGACAAACAGAGTTGTGGGGACATA TGGCTATATGTCTCCGGAGTATGGATTATTTGGAAAATTTTCAGCAAAATCAGATGTGTTTAGTTTTGGGGTTATAATGTTGGAGATTGTGAGTGCCAAGAAGAACAATGACTTTCACAAAGAGGATCCTTCCTTGAGCTTGATAGACCAT GTGtgggaactatggagacaagaCAGAGGAATTGAGATTGTTGATTCATCACTGGAAGGGTCGTATCCTAGGGATGAAGCTTTGAGATGCATTCAAATTGGGCTTTTATGTGTACAAGAAAATGCAGAGGACAGACCAACTATGGTAGAAGTAGTCCTAATGTTAGGGAGTGAAAAGGCTCCTCCCTATCCAAAACAACCAGCTTTCATTTTCAGAAAATCTACCAATAGTTCTAACTCATTAACATCAGATGAGAATGCAGCATGTTCTATAAATGAACTCACAATTTCCAGTTTAGTGAGTCGCTAA
- the LOC136232137 gene encoding G-type lectin S-receptor-like serine/threonine-protein kinase RKS1 isoform X2, translating into MATRKNFLLCLLLFLHFPSHNSLDSITTNQIIKKGDLLLSKNGKFAFGFFTPHSSIHTYLGIWFHFLKISESSVVWVANRNSPINGSSGFLSINEYGNLVLYSDHYQTSTLWSTNVSSETTDSCVAQLLDSGNLVLLHGRKRNILWQSFDYPTNTYLPGMRHGMSKKKVLDWRITSWRSEDDPGTGDFSIEIDPKGTLQIFLYEGTKRRWRQHIWPHRRFSDAYNYSYVVNQEEAYVAFHMNVASIFIIAVVDHAGTYKWLRWSESDGKWKEFWSAPIYPCDFYAHCGAYGKCTLSNPDTFECSCLPGYEPRLPRDWHLRDGSGGCTRKRMESSSLCNSGEGFLKVEHVKFPDTSSAALLRINISHLECERECLRDCSCSAYASVVNNESGNECLTWHGELIDTVDHMDSNGGFDMYVRVDAIELAENAVHSNVFLRKGWKILILSVASAWVTLILFTYLWIRRRKEVKKRRENRLFNPTSGSIYYKNTLVASELEQGSHPQDILFFDFSIIVTATNNFSPTNKLGQGGFGIVYKGQLSDGKEVAVKRLSTNSGQGIEELRNEIMLIAKLQHRNLVKLLGCCIEGGEEMLIYEYLPNKSLDSFIFANLYVDQTRRSILDWRKRFDIITGIARGILYLHQDSRLKIIHRDLKCSNILLDANMNPKISDFGMARIFRTDQIQEKTNRVVGTYGYMSPEYGLFGKFSAKSDVFSFGVIMLEIVSAKKNNDFHKEDPSLSLIDHVWELWRQDRGIEIVDSSLEGSYPRDEALRCIQIGLLCVQENAEDRPTMVEVVLMLGSEKAPPYPKQPAFIFRKSTNSSNSLTSDENAACSINELTISSLVSR; encoded by the exons ATGGCGACCAGAAAAAATTTCCTCCTTTGTTTGCTTCTGTTTCTTCATTTTCCATCACACAATTCCCTTGATAGCATTACCACAAACCAGATCATAAAAAAAGGTGACCTTCTTCTCTCAAAAAATGGCAAGTTTGCATTTGGATTCTTCACTCCTCATAGTTCAATTCATACATATCTTGGAATATGGTTCCACTTCCTCAAAATTTCAGAATCATCTGTAGTGTGGGTAGCAAACAGGAATAGTCCAATCAATGGCTCTTCAGGGTTTCTATCAATTAACGAATATGGGAACCTCGTTCTCTATTCCGATCATTACCAAACAAGTACACTTTGGTCAACAAATGTTTCAAGTGAAACAACTGATTCTTGTGTTGCTCAACTCTTGGATTCTGGGAACTTGGTTTTGCTACATGGCAGAAAGAGAAATATTTTATGGCAAAGTTTTGATTATCCTACTAACACCTATCTACCGGGAATGAGACATGGGATGAGTAAGAAGAAAGTCCTAGACTGGAGAATAACCTCATGGAGGTCAGAAGATGACCCAGGAACCGGAGATTTCTCTATTGAAATAGACCCAAAGGGCACACTACAAATCTTCCTTTATGAGGGCACAAAACGTCGTTGGCGACAACATATATGGCCACATAGGAGATTCTCTGATGCATACAATTATAGTTATGTTGTAAATCAAGAAGAGGCATATGTGGCATTCCACATGAATGTGGCTTCCATTTTCATAATAGCAGTGGTGGATCATGCAGGAACTTATAAGTGGCTAAGGTGGAGTGAGAGTGATGGAAAATGGAAGGAGTTTTGGTCAGCCCCTATATATCCATGTGACTTTTATGCACATTGCGGTGCCTATGGTAAGTGTACTCTTAGCAATCCTGATACATTTGAATGTTCTTGTTTACCTGGTTATGAACCCAGATTGCCAAGGGATTGGCATCTACGAGATGGATCAGGAGGATGTACCAGAAAGCGAATGGAATCTTCCTCGTTGTGCAACAGTGGAGAAGGCTTTTTGAAAGTTGAACATGTCAAGTTTCCAGACACTTCGTCTGCAGCTCTGTTACGTATCAATATCAGCCATCTAGAATGTGAACGGGAATGCTTGAGGGATTGTTCCTGCTCTGCATATGCAAGCGTGGTGAATAATGAATCAGGGAATGAATGTTTAACATGGCATGGGGAATTAATTGACACAGTGGATCATATGGATAGTAATGGCGGGTTTGATATGTATGTTCGTGTTGATGCAATTGAACTAG CTGAAAATGCCGTACATTCAAATGTTTTTCTAAGAAAGGGTTGGAAGATTCTAATACTGTCTGTCGCTTCAGCTTGGGTTACACTTATCTTATTCACCTACTTATGGATTAGGAGGAGAAAAGAAG TAAAAAAGCGACGGGAGAACAGACTATTTAATCCTACATCTGGCTCAATATACTACAAAAATACATTAGTGGCAAGTGAGCTTGAGCAGGGCAGTCATCCCCaagatatattattttttgacTTCAGCATCATTGTCACAGCAACAAATAATTTTTCTCCAACAAACAAACTTGGCCAGGGTGGTTTTGGTATAGTTTACAAG GGTCAGCTATCTGATGGGAAAGAAGTTGCTGTAAAACGTTTATCCACTAATTCAGGGCAAGGGATAGAAGAACTTAGAAATGAAATCATGCTGATTGCAAAGCTTCAGCACAGGAATCTTGTGAAGCTTCTAGGATGTTGCATTGAGGGAGGAGAAGAAATGTTGATTTATGAATATCTGCCAAACAAATCACTggattcatttatttttg CAAATCTTTATGTAGATCAAACAAGAAGATCTATCTTGGACTGGAGGAAACGCTTTGATATTATAACTGGAATTGCTCGTGGCATCTTATATCTTCACCAAGATTCAAGGTTGAAAATCATTCATAGGGATCTAAAATGCAGCAACATTTTACTAGATGCAAACATGAACCctaaaatttcagattttggaaTGGCTAGAATATTCAGGACTGATCAAATTCAAGAGAAGACAAACAGAGTTGTGGGGACATA TGGCTATATGTCTCCGGAGTATGGATTATTTGGAAAATTTTCAGCAAAATCAGATGTGTTTAGTTTTGGGGTTATAATGTTGGAGATTGTGAGTGCCAAGAAGAACAATGACTTTCACAAAGAGGATCCTTCCTTGAGCTTGATAGACCAT GTGtgggaactatggagacaagaCAGAGGAATTGAGATTGTTGATTCATCACTGGAAGGGTCGTATCCTAGGGATGAAGCTTTGAGATGCATTCAAATTGGGCTTTTATGTGTACAAGAAAATGCAGAGGACAGACCAACTATGGTAGAAGTAGTCCTAATGTTAGGGAGTGAAAAGGCTCCTCCCTATCCAAAACAACCAGCTTTCATTTTCAGAAAATCTACCAATAGTTCTAACTCATTAACATCAGATGAGAATGCAGCATGTTCTATAAATGAACTCACAATTTCCAGTTTAGTGAGTCGCTAA
- the LOC136232137 gene encoding G-type lectin S-receptor-like serine/threonine-protein kinase At1g11410 isoform X3 has protein sequence MATRKNFLLCLLLFLHFPSHNSLDSITTNQIIKKGDLLLSKNGKFAFGFFTPHSSIHTYLGIWFHFLKISESSVVWVANRNSPINGSSGFLSINEYGNLVLYSDHYQTSTLWSTNVSSETTDSCVAQLLDSGNLVLLHGRKRNILWQSFDYPTNTYLPGMRHGMSKKKVLDWRITSWRSEDDPGTGDFSIEIDPKGTLQIFLYEGTKRRWRQHIWPHRRFSDAYNYSYVVNQEEAYVAFHMNVASIFIIAVVDHAGTYKWLRWSESDGKWKEFWSAPIYPCDFYAHCGAYGKCTLSNPDTFECSCLPGYEPRLPRDWHLRDGSGGCTRKRMESSSLCNSGEGFLKVEHVKFPDTSSAALLRINISHLECERECLRDCSCSAYASVVNNESGNECLTWHGELIDTVDHMDSNGGFDMYVRVDAIELAENAVHSNVFLRKGWKILILSVASAWVTLILFTYLWIRRRKEAVKKRRENRLFNPTSGSIYYKNTLVASELEQGSHPQDILFFDFSIIVTATNNFSPTNKLGQGGFGIVYKGQLSDGKEVAVKRLSTNSGQGIEELRNEIMLIAKLQHRNLVKLLGCCIEGGEEMLIYEYLPNKSLDSFIFDQTRRSILDWRKRFDIITGIARGILYLHQDSRLKIIHRDLKCSNILLDANMNPKISDFGMARIFRTDQIQEKTNRVVGTYGYMSPEYGLFGKFSAKSDVFSFGVIMLEIVSAKKNNDFHKEDPSLSLIDHVWELWRQDRGIEIVDSSLEGSYPRDEALRCIQIGLLCVQENAEDRPTMVEVVLMLGSEKAPPYPKQPAFIFRKSTNSSNSLTSDENAACSINELTISSLVSR, from the exons ATGGCGACCAGAAAAAATTTCCTCCTTTGTTTGCTTCTGTTTCTTCATTTTCCATCACACAATTCCCTTGATAGCATTACCACAAACCAGATCATAAAAAAAGGTGACCTTCTTCTCTCAAAAAATGGCAAGTTTGCATTTGGATTCTTCACTCCTCATAGTTCAATTCATACATATCTTGGAATATGGTTCCACTTCCTCAAAATTTCAGAATCATCTGTAGTGTGGGTAGCAAACAGGAATAGTCCAATCAATGGCTCTTCAGGGTTTCTATCAATTAACGAATATGGGAACCTCGTTCTCTATTCCGATCATTACCAAACAAGTACACTTTGGTCAACAAATGTTTCAAGTGAAACAACTGATTCTTGTGTTGCTCAACTCTTGGATTCTGGGAACTTGGTTTTGCTACATGGCAGAAAGAGAAATATTTTATGGCAAAGTTTTGATTATCCTACTAACACCTATCTACCGGGAATGAGACATGGGATGAGTAAGAAGAAAGTCCTAGACTGGAGAATAACCTCATGGAGGTCAGAAGATGACCCAGGAACCGGAGATTTCTCTATTGAAATAGACCCAAAGGGCACACTACAAATCTTCCTTTATGAGGGCACAAAACGTCGTTGGCGACAACATATATGGCCACATAGGAGATTCTCTGATGCATACAATTATAGTTATGTTGTAAATCAAGAAGAGGCATATGTGGCATTCCACATGAATGTGGCTTCCATTTTCATAATAGCAGTGGTGGATCATGCAGGAACTTATAAGTGGCTAAGGTGGAGTGAGAGTGATGGAAAATGGAAGGAGTTTTGGTCAGCCCCTATATATCCATGTGACTTTTATGCACATTGCGGTGCCTATGGTAAGTGTACTCTTAGCAATCCTGATACATTTGAATGTTCTTGTTTACCTGGTTATGAACCCAGATTGCCAAGGGATTGGCATCTACGAGATGGATCAGGAGGATGTACCAGAAAGCGAATGGAATCTTCCTCGTTGTGCAACAGTGGAGAAGGCTTTTTGAAAGTTGAACATGTCAAGTTTCCAGACACTTCGTCTGCAGCTCTGTTACGTATCAATATCAGCCATCTAGAATGTGAACGGGAATGCTTGAGGGATTGTTCCTGCTCTGCATATGCAAGCGTGGTGAATAATGAATCAGGGAATGAATGTTTAACATGGCATGGGGAATTAATTGACACAGTGGATCATATGGATAGTAATGGCGGGTTTGATATGTATGTTCGTGTTGATGCAATTGAACTAG CTGAAAATGCCGTACATTCAAATGTTTTTCTAAGAAAGGGTTGGAAGATTCTAATACTGTCTGTCGCTTCAGCTTGGGTTACACTTATCTTATTCACCTACTTATGGATTAGGAGGAGAAAAGAAG CAGTAAAAAAGCGACGGGAGAACAGACTATTTAATCCTACATCTGGCTCAATATACTACAAAAATACATTAGTGGCAAGTGAGCTTGAGCAGGGCAGTCATCCCCaagatatattattttttgacTTCAGCATCATTGTCACAGCAACAAATAATTTTTCTCCAACAAACAAACTTGGCCAGGGTGGTTTTGGTATAGTTTACAAG GGTCAGCTATCTGATGGGAAAGAAGTTGCTGTAAAACGTTTATCCACTAATTCAGGGCAAGGGATAGAAGAACTTAGAAATGAAATCATGCTGATTGCAAAGCTTCAGCACAGGAATCTTGTGAAGCTTCTAGGATGTTGCATTGAGGGAGGAGAAGAAATGTTGATTTATGAATATCTGCCAAACAAATCACTggattcatttatttttg ATCAAACAAGAAGATCTATCTTGGACTGGAGGAAACGCTTTGATATTATAACTGGAATTGCTCGTGGCATCTTATATCTTCACCAAGATTCAAGGTTGAAAATCATTCATAGGGATCTAAAATGCAGCAACATTTTACTAGATGCAAACATGAACCctaaaatttcagattttggaaTGGCTAGAATATTCAGGACTGATCAAATTCAAGAGAAGACAAACAGAGTTGTGGGGACATA TGGCTATATGTCTCCGGAGTATGGATTATTTGGAAAATTTTCAGCAAAATCAGATGTGTTTAGTTTTGGGGTTATAATGTTGGAGATTGTGAGTGCCAAGAAGAACAATGACTTTCACAAAGAGGATCCTTCCTTGAGCTTGATAGACCAT GTGtgggaactatggagacaagaCAGAGGAATTGAGATTGTTGATTCATCACTGGAAGGGTCGTATCCTAGGGATGAAGCTTTGAGATGCATTCAAATTGGGCTTTTATGTGTACAAGAAAATGCAGAGGACAGACCAACTATGGTAGAAGTAGTCCTAATGTTAGGGAGTGAAAAGGCTCCTCCCTATCCAAAACAACCAGCTTTCATTTTCAGAAAATCTACCAATAGTTCTAACTCATTAACATCAGATGAGAATGCAGCATGTTCTATAAATGAACTCACAATTTCCAGTTTAGTGAGTCGCTAA